The sequence TGACGAGGCGCTTCATGACTCTATCGACGCTCCAGAGGTCGCAGGGGTTGTCTCGGTGAAGGAATCGGGCAGGGTCCGGCCGAGGTCACTGAGCACGTCTCGGAGGCGGCCGGGGCGGTTGGTGATCAGCCCGTCGACCCCGACACCGACGAGCGCTGCCATGGTCGCGGGGTCGTCGACGACGTAGGGGATGACGCCGAGTCCTGCGGCGTGGGCCTCCGCGACGAGGTCGGGGGTCGTGAACGGCACGTATGTCGAGTCCTCGACGCCGCCTCGGAAGGGGTGACCGTGGATCGGGGAGATCGCGTCGAACCCCTCCTCGGCGGCGGTGGTGACGAACCGTTCGGCCACCCCGAGCCCGCCGAACCAGGGGGACGGGCCGTCACTGCCGGGGGCGAGGTGCTTCGGCGACACCAGCAGGTTGCGGCGCAGCCGGGGCTCCTCGAGGCCGACGAGCTGCAGGACGCCCCAGTCGAAGCACTGGATGCTGGTGCGTTCGACCAGCCCGTCGATGCGGATGGCATCGGCGACGACGCACACGAAGTCGGCACGGCTGGTGAGCTCGGAGGCGGCCAACGCGTCGTACTTGATCTCCAGGTTGATGCCGACCGGATCTGCGTGACGCCGCTCGAGCAGGGCGGCCACCTCGCACAGCAGCGGCATGGACGGCGGGAGCTCGGCGCGGGTCAACCGCCGGATCAGTCGGGCGTCGGCGAGGGTCGGGTCGTGGTTCACCACGACGTCGTCGTCGCGGGTCAGGTGCACGTCGAGCTCGAGCGTGGAGACGCCGATGCTCAAGGCGTCGCCGAACGCCGCCAGGGTGTTCTCCTGGTGGCGTCCGGCGCCGCCCCGGTGGGCCTGCAGGTCAAAGGTCACGCGTCGGCGTACAACCCCTCCACCACGTCGGCATATTTCTCGTTGACGACGCGGCGCTTGAGCTTCAGCGTGGGGGTGAGCTCGGCCGACTCGGCCGTCCACTCCTGCGAGAGCAGCTCCCACGACTTGACCTGCTCGGGGCGGGAGAGGTGGGCGTTGGCCTTGTCGACCGCGTCCTGCGCCATGGCACGGATCTCCGGCTTCTGCGACAGGTCCGCCAGGTCGGTGAACTCGATGCCCATCGACTGGGCGACCGCGGGGGCGACCTCGCCGTCCAGGGTGAGGATCGCGACGACATAGGGACGGCCGTCCCCGATGGCCATCGCGTGCCCGACGATCGGCGACTCCTTGAGGTAGTTCTCGATGTTGGACGGCGCGATGTTCTTCCCCGCGCTGGTGATGATGAGCTCCTTCTTGCGGTCGATGATCGCGAAGAAACCGTCCTCGTCGAGGGTGCCGATGTCGCCGGTGTGCACCCAGCCGTCCGCGTCGATGAGGTCGCGGGTCGCCTGCTCCTGGTGGTGGTAGCCCGGGGTGATGACCGGGCCACGGACCAGCACCTCGTTGTCCTCGCCGAGCTTGACCTCCATCCCGGGGGTAGCGCGGCCGACGGTGCCGAGCCGGAACGCGTCGGGGCCGTTGGCGGTGACGGCGCCACAGGTCTCGGTCATGCCATAGACGTCATAGACCTTCAGGCCCAGCCCGGCCATGAACTTGGCGACCTCGATCGGCATCGGCGCTGCTGCCGAGCCCGCCCAGGTGACCTGGTCGAGGCCGAGGAGGAGCTTGAGGAAACCCAGGATCGCCTCGTCCGCCTGCTTGTATGCCGCCTCGATCTCGGGCGTCATCTGGCCCCCGACCTCCTGGGCCTGCACCCAGGCGAGCCCGGCGGCCATCGAGTCCTGCACCATCTTCACGTTGGCGGGGTCGGGATCGGCGGCGAGCTTGGCGGAGATGCCGGTCTTGATCTTCTCCCACACCCGCGGGACGCCGAAGAACGCCGTGGGGTGGACGTCGCCCAGGGTGGCGAGCAGCTCGGAGGGGTCGCCGATGCAGTAGGAGTGGGCGCCGACGATCTGTGGACCATAGAGGCCGAGGACGCGTTCGGCGATGTGGGCGAGCGGGAGGTAGGAGATCTGGCGCAGGCCCGGCTCCAGACCCGCCGCCTCGAGGGTCGAGATGGCCTCATAGACGACGTTGTGGTGGGTGAGCACCACGCCCTTGGGGTTGCCGGTCGTGCCGGAGGTGTAGAGGATCGTGGCCGGTGCCTCCGGGTCGAGGGCTGCGTGGCGCTGCTCGATGTCGTCGGCATGGTCGGCGCGATGGGTCCGGCCGCGCTCGACGAACGTCTGCCAGTCGACGTATTCCTCACCGTCGGGCTTGGCGGCGGCGTCGAGGACGACGACGAGGCTCACGCCCCCCAGCGCGTCGGCCCACCGGTCGAGGTGGTCCTGGGTCTCGAGGACGACGACCTTCGGCTGGGACTCGCCGGCGATGAAGGCCACCTGCTCGACCGAGAGCGTGTTGTAGATCGACATCGGGGTCGCCGCCGCGTGCACGGCGCCCATGTCGGCGAGCATGTGCTCGATCCGGTTGGTGGCCATGATCGCCACCGTGTCCCCGGGCTGCACGCCGGCCGCGATGAGCGCTGCAGCGACGTCGAGCGCGAGCTCCCTGGTCTCGGCCCAGGTGATGGTCCGCCAGGTCTCACCCTCCGGTGCGTGGTGCTTGTCGCTGTAGGCCGGGTCGTCGGCATACGTCTGTGCGGTCTGCGCCAGCGCGTCGATGAGCGTGCGCCCGGCGACCTGCTCCTCGATGCGTGCTCGTGCGGCCAGGACGTCTTCGGTCATCGGGGGCTCCCTCAACGGTGCGAGTGTGATCGGCGTCACGAATCTTGGTGCACGTGGGGGTGCGGTGGCTAGGGCTGATCCGTACGTTGGCCTCATGGCCACCGATTCGATGCGCGAGCGGATGCTGTTGGGCCGCCCCTATGTCGCCGACGACCCCGAGATCGCCGCCGACTCGGCCCGGGCACAAGCGCTCACGCACCGGATCAACACGGCCGATCCCACCGACAAGGCCCTGCTGAGCAGCCTGTACGCCGAGCTGCTGGCCCACTTCGGCGAGGGATCCGAGATCCGGCCGCCCTTCCACTGCGACTACGGCTTCCAGACGTCGTTCGGCGCGCGGTCCTTCGCCAACTTCGGGCTGGTCGTGCTCGACGTGGCGACCGTGAAGATCGGCGACGACGTGCAGATCGGGCCGGGCGTCCAGCTGCTCACCGCGACCCACCCGCTCGACCCCGACCTCCGGCGCGACAAGTGGGAGGCGGCGGAACCGATCGTGATCGGGGACAACGTGTGGCTCGGAGGCGGCGTCATCGTCTGTCCGGGGGTGACGATCGGCAAGGACACGGTCGTCGGTGCGGGGTCGGTCGTCACGCGCGACCTCCCGGCAGGAGTGGTGGCCGTGGGGTCACCCGCCCGGACCGTGCGCGAGCTGTGACGCGCGAGTGACGCGCGGGGAGTAGCCTCGGGTCCCTCACCACCCGCGACCTCGGAGCGCGCCGTGACCCAGACCAATACCCGGAGCCCGTCCAGCCCTTCACACCAGCCGGGCAGTCCCGGGACGCCGCCCACCATGGCGCTGCGCACCTACAGGTTCCTGCGCCTGGGCGTGGTCGCGGTCATCGTGCTGCTGGCCCTGTCGATCCTCAGGGAGTCGTTCGAGGCCGACCCGGACTGCCTGCAGGCGTCCATCAGTGCCTACTACTACACGCCCGTGCAGTCGGTGTTCGTGGGCGCGCTGCTCGTCCTGGGCTTCACGATGATCGTGCTGTGGGGCAGGACCCCGGCCGAGGACGCGTTCTTCAACCTCGCGGGGATGCTCGCCCCGGTGGTCGCCTTCGTGCCGACGAGCGACAGCGACAAGTGCCTGCTCGTCGACCCGACTGGAAGCAGCAAGGTCTCCGACGCGGAGAAGGAAGCGGTCCTGGACGCGAGCCACGCTGCGATCGACAACAACATGTATGCCTACCTGGTGGCCCTTGGCTTCGTGCTGGTCGCCCTGCTCGTGATCGGGGTGCTCGCCCAGACCGGCAGGCGCTGGACCTGGCTCGTGGAGACGCCGTTGGCCTTCTGGGGGCCGTGGCTCGCGGCTGCTGCCCTGTGGGTCTTCGGACTGGTGAAGTTCAACGAGCCCGGCCGGGTGTGGCTCTATGCCGACGCCCACATGTGGTCGGCGGTGGTGATGTTCGTGTTCATCGTGGCGGCGGTGGTCGCGGTCGGCCATGACAAGCATCGAGACCGCCCCGAGCTCGATGAAGGTCCCGAACCCGCCTGGGCCCGGATCTACTGGACGCTGGCAGCGGTCATGTCCATCGGTGCCGTCGTCATCTTCCTCGGCCATGACCGGCTCGGGATCGACCACCTCGCCGACCACTGGGTCTTCTGGCTGGAGGCGTGGATGATCGGTGGGGTGCTGGTCTTCTGGCTGCTGCAGACCTGGGACCGCTGGCACGACGGAGCACCACCCCGCACCGATGCGGAGGTCGTGCAGCGCCGTACGCTCGCTGCGCAACGACGGACCGAGCAAGGGGTGCCCCATGGTGGCGAGCCGATCAGCCCGCGAACGCAAGGCGGCCGCTGAGGCCGGCCCCTTGGCGAGCGTCCAGATCGACGTGGACGAGCAGAAGCAGTTCGCCTACAAGATCGCCTGCACGGTGTGCCGCGCCAAGGGCCACCGCAAGTGGTCGGCCTATCGTCCCGGCGGCGACAACGGCTACATGGCTGCCATGGATCGGTGGACCTTCCACCTCGTCGAGAAGCACCCCGGCACCGACGCTCCGTGCCTGGCCTACGTCGACGCGGCGCGGCAGCGCCTGCACGAGCGTCGTGAGGGGACCTCCGCGGGGTCGGCCGATCAGTCGGCGCCCGGGGTGGAACCGCCGGCCACCTCGTAGCTCCAGACCTCGCTGTGGGTCGACACCGGACGAGGGGCGTCGCCGCCCGAGCGTTCGGCAGCGGAACGGTGGCCCTCGGCGAAGTCCTTGGAGCTCAGCCACCCCTGGAAGGACTCCTCGTCGCGCCAGCGGGTGATGACCAGCCACTGCTCGCGCTCGTCCGTGGGGCGCAGCAGCTCGAAGCCCTCGAAGCCCGCCGCGCCGTCCACGGCGCCGGCGCGGGCCGCGAAGCGGTGGGCCAGCTCGTCGCCCGAGTCGGCCGGGACCGTGATGGCGTTGATCTTGATGACCGTCACCAGGTCAGCTCGATCTCGAGCTCGTTGCTCTCGCCCAGCTCGACCTCGATCTTGAGGTCGACCTCGTCGGGTATGGCGACGGTGACCCGCCGGCCGTCGCGGACGAACTCCACCGAGTTGTGCTTGGACAGGGCGTCGGCCAGCGCGCGCAGTCGGGCAGCGGCCTCCTCGCGCTTGAGGTGCTGGGTGTCATCGATCTCGAACAGGTCCATGGTGTCTCCTGGCGCGGGGTCCGGATGGTCACGATCAACCTATCGCCGGGCGAGAAAAGGACAGACGCGCAGCCGGGGTCTTCCGGCTCCTGGTTGGGCTAGCGTCCCCGCATGCGCTTGAAGCTCGGACGTCCGGACCTGAGTCGGCACGCCGCGCGCTTCGACGTGCCCCCGGCCGGAGGTGGCTTCGCCGTCACGTTCCTCGGCGTCTCGACGCTGCTCTTCGACGACGGGGAGACCGCCGTGCTGACCGACGGCTACTTCTCGCGGCCGTCGCTGGCCCGGGTGGGGCTGCGGAAGGTCGCCCCCGACGCTGCTCGCATCGACTCGGCCCTCGCCCGGGCGGGGATCCAGCGGCTGGCCGGCGTGCTGCCCGTGCACACCCACATCGACCACGCCCTGGACTCCGCGGTGGTCGCCGAGCGAACAGGTGCGCTGCTCATCGGTGGCGAGTCCACGGCCAACATCGGTCGCGGGCATGGTCTTCCTGATGAGCGGATGCGGGTCGTGTCCTCCCGCGACACGGTGGCCCTGGGGAGCTTCACGGTGACCTGGGTCGAGTCCGACCACTGCCCACCGGACCGCTTCCCCGGGGACATCACCGAGCCTGTCGTGCCGCCGGTCCGGGCCAAGGCCTACCGGTGCGGTGAGGCGTGGTCGATCCTCGTCGCCCACGCCGGCGGCAGGACGGCGCTGGTCCAGGGCAGCGCGGGCTATGTGTCGGGTGCCCTCGCTGGGCAGCGGGCCGACGTGGCCTATCTCGGGATCGGTCAGCTGGGGCTGTGCGACGAGGACTACATCCGCACCTACTGGGCCGAGACCGTCGAAGCCGTCGGCGCGAGGACCGTTGTCCTCACGCACTGGGACGACTTCTTCCGACCGCTGGACGAGCCGCTGCGGGCGCTGCCCTATGCCGGCGACGACCTCGACGTGACCATGCGGGTCTTCAGCGAGCTGGCTGCCAGTCAGGACGTCCGGCTGCACTTCCCGACCGTGTGGCGACGCGAGGACCCCTGGGCCCGGTTGTCGTGACCGCGGCTCGGACGAGAGCCGTCACGGTGTGCCGACGAAGACGCGCCCCATCGCGAAGATCCCCCGCTGGGGAATCCAGAAGTCACCCAGGCGTGCCTGCTCACGCAGTGGCGCCGGTGGTCCGATGTCGTGACCGTCGATCGTCGCGCTGGCATCCACGACCCGCCAGATCTGGCGTGGGTTGGCGTCGAACGGCAGTCCATTGGCAGTCAGCCCCGTCATGGTGACCTTGCCTACGCCCAAGGTCGACGACGCGACTGCGCCCATCGTCTTGAGCATGACGGGGGACCGCCAGGCGGCCATCGGCAGAACTCGGCCGACGGAGCTCATGACCCGTGTCATGGGCGAGCTCTCGAGGGTGAGCCTCCAGTCGATCAGTCCAGAAGAGGTGATGCGCAGGATGTCGGCCGCCTCCCAGGCGACATCGATGTCGACGACTGTCGACTCCTGCACGCCGTGGCCGAACCAGCGCGAACAGGCGAACTCTGGCTGGGCAGACTCATAGAAGTGCCAGTTGCCCTCGGGGTCGCGATGCCATATCGAGGTGAATTGGTCGCCGACCGACGAGGCCGTCCACCGGCGCAGCCCGAGCACGTGGCCGGATGCGAACGGCTGTCCCATGACGCCGTAGCCCGAGACCCGCTCCTCGGCTCCCGGCGGAAGCACGGGCCGCCGCTCGGACTCGAGCGCGTTGTCGCGTGGTGACTTCACGATTCGAACCTAGCCCTCCGCGTCGTGTGCGGACAGGACGCAATCTGCCCTACTTCTCGCAGTTCCCTGTTCGCGGAGTAAAGGGTCAGCGTGACGCCCTCCGTCGGGCTGGGTCGGCGAAGGTCATGGGTGGTTGCCCAGTCGTCGACGTACCACACGCCGACGCAGGGTGGGCGAGGCCACCACCTCATAACCGGCCTCGAGGAAGACCTGCACCAGTCCGACCGAGGCCTCGTCCCAGATGACGGTCTTGCCCGGCGGCGGCTCGATCGGGTAGCCCTCCAGAACGCGGGCGCCGACCTGCTCGCCGTACTCGACGGTGGCGGTGGCGAGCTCGTAGGTCAGCCCCGCCTGTCGCCAACCCCTGCGCACGACGAAGCACGTGACTGACCAGACGCCCTCGAGATCGGGGTCCGTCCGCATCCACGGCTGCTTCCGGCTCCACAGCCTGGGGTAGTCCTCCCGCGGCTCGACCGCGACCCAGCCGGCCGCCTCACCATCGACGTAGCCGATCAGCCCAGACGTCGGTCCGGCGCTGCCGCAGGCGGTCTGCTCCAGCAGCGCAGTGTCCCTCTGCTCCTGGGTGGTGTCGCGCCAGATCCAGCCGGGCACCTTCAGCGCCTGGCAACGGCACTTGTGGGCTCCTCCCGCGGCGAAGACCGCCTCGACGTCCTCCGTCGCTGCTTGGTTGGCCGGCAGCCACGTGAAGTCGGGCATGCTGCGACCCTAGTTCCCGCAGGACGCCCTGAAACCCGTTCAGTAGAGCAAAGTGAGTGAAGTGATGGACGAGGGGCCGTTCTTCCACGGCACGAAGGCCGATCTGCGGGTCGGCGAACTGCTCACGGCGGGCAACCGGTCGAACTACCGGCCCGACGTCGTGATGAACCACATCTACTTCACCGCCCTGCGAGACGGTGCCGGGCTCGCAGCGGAGCTGGCGGTGGGCGAAGGAGCGCCTCGCGTGTATGTCGTTGAGCCCACAGGGCCCTTCGAGGACGACCCGAACGTGACCGACAAGAAGTTCCCCGGCAATCCGACGCGGTCCTATCGCAGCAGGGAGCCGCTCAGGATCGTCGGCGAGGTGGACGACTGGACACGACTGACCCCGGAGGCGCTCCGGGCATGGCGCGACCGGCTGGCGGCCATCCGCGCCGACGAACGCGGCGAGATCATCAACTGAGCCCACCCGAGCCGGGGGAGAGCACAGTCGAAGACTCAAGGCCATTGGCGGGCTGGTCACCGTTTCGAGCGGAAGCCGCTGCCATGCGCGCTCGTCCCTTCCTGGTCCTCGCGGTCTCGGCGGTCCTCCTGACCGCTGCCGGCCCGGTGCCGGCACCAACGGATCCTGGTCGACCCGGTGATCCGATCGTCCACCACGGCAAGCACAGCGATCCTGCCGCGGGCCTCGCCCTCAGCGGCGATGTCGCGGAGAGGTTCCGGCTGCCCGCGGACATGCGTCTGCAGCACACCTCGACTTACGCCGACGGGCGCACCTCGTCGCGCTACCAGCAGGTGCAATCCGGCGCGTCGGTGCTGGGCGGCCAGGTCACCATCATCCGGTCGGTCGCCGGGGCCCAGCTCAACGTCATCGGCAGTCGTTTCGGAGATGTCACACCGTCCAACTCCGTCCGGATCTCCAAGGCCGACGCCCGCCGGATCGTCGCCCTCAAGATCGGCGACCGCGGCCGGTGGCACCAGGAGTTGCGGCTCGATCCCGGCAGCCGGTCGTTCTTCTACGAGGTGCGCAGCGCCCGGCACGGCAGCGCCCCCGTTCGGTGGGTCGATGCCGCCAGCGGGGAGATCACCCGGTCTCTCGATCTCCGGCGCGACGGCGAGGGCATCGGCGTCAAGGGCGACGACAAGCAGGTCGCGACCACCAGGGCAGGCAAGAACCTCTATCTGCTGCGCAGTCCCGATGGTCGGCAGGCGACGTACGACGACCAGAACCTGCGCCGCGACCGCGGCGCCGTGCTGATGACCGACTCCAACGACAAGTGGAACCTGCCGGCGAACTGGCTGAGCCCGGACCAGCGCCCGGGAGTCGACGCGCACTACTACGCGGGTGTCGTGGACCGCTTCTATCGCGACGAGTTCAACCGCGACAGCCTCGACGACGCCGGCGTCCCGCTCGAGTCGCACGTCCATGTCGATGGGGAGCTCTGCAACGCCTACTGGGACGGGTCGGCCGCATCCTTCGGTGACGGATATTCCGCGAAGTTCGCGAAGCAGGCCGGACGCACGTGCCGCCCGATCCCCGGTGCCCTCGACGTCGTCGCCCACGAGTTCACCCATGGGATCACCCAGTACACCTCCGAGCTGTTCGCCGGTCCAGAGTCCGTGTCGCTGAACGAAGGGT comes from Nocardioides piscis and encodes:
- a CDS encoding sugar O-acetyltransferase is translated as MATDSMRERMLLGRPYVADDPEIAADSARAQALTHRINTADPTDKALLSSLYAELLAHFGEGSEIRPPFHCDYGFQTSFGARSFANFGLVVLDVATVKIGDDVQIGPGVQLLTATHPLDPDLRRDKWEAAEPIVIGDNVWLGGGVIVCPGVTIGKDTVVGAGSVVTRDLPAGVVAVGSPARTVREL
- a CDS encoding MBL fold metallo-hydrolase; the protein is MRLKLGRPDLSRHAARFDVPPAGGGFAVTFLGVSTLLFDDGETAVLTDGYFSRPSLARVGLRKVAPDAARIDSALARAGIQRLAGVLPVHTHIDHALDSAVVAERTGALLIGGESTANIGRGHGLPDERMRVVSSRDTVALGSFTVTWVESDHCPPDRFPGDITEPVVPPVRAKAYRCGEAWSILVAHAGGRTALVQGSAGYVSGALAGQRADVAYLGIGQLGLCDEDYIRTYWAETVEAVGARTVVLTHWDDFFRPLDEPLRALPYAGDDLDVTMRVFSELAASQDVRLHFPTVWRREDPWARLS
- the arr gene encoding NAD(+)--rifampin ADP-ribosyltransferase, with the protein product MDEGPFFHGTKADLRVGELLTAGNRSNYRPDVVMNHIYFTALRDGAGLAAELAVGEGAPRVYVVEPTGPFEDDPNVTDKKFPGNPTRSYRSREPLRIVGEVDDWTRLTPEALRAWRDRLAAIRADERGEIIN
- a CDS encoding glycerophosphodiester phosphodiesterase, with amino-acid sequence MTFDLQAHRGGAGRHQENTLAAFGDALSIGVSTLELDVHLTRDDDVVVNHDPTLADARLIRRLTRAELPPSMPLLCEVAALLERRHADPVGINLEIKYDALAASELTSRADFVCVVADAIRIDGLVERTSIQCFDWGVLQLVGLEEPRLRRNLLVSPKHLAPGSDGPSPWFGGLGVAERFVTTAAEEGFDAISPIHGHPFRGGVEDSTYVPFTTPDLVAEAHAAGLGVIPYVVDDPATMAALVGVGVDGLITNRPGRLRDVLSDLGRTLPDSFTETTPATSGASIES
- a CDS encoding amphi-Trp domain-containing protein produces the protein MDLFEIDDTQHLKREEAAARLRALADALSKHNSVEFVRDGRRVTVAIPDEVDLKIEVELGESNELEIELTW
- a CDS encoding antibiotic biosynthesis monooxygenase family protein, with protein sequence MTVIKINAITVPADSGDELAHRFAARAGAVDGAAGFEGFELLRPTDEREQWLVITRWRDEESFQGWLSSKDFAEGHRSAAERSGGDAPRPVSTHSEVWSYEVAGGSTPGAD
- a CDS encoding AMP-dependent synthetase/ligase is translated as MTEDVLAARARIEEQVAGRTLIDALAQTAQTYADDPAYSDKHHAPEGETWRTITWAETRELALDVAAALIAAGVQPGDTVAIMATNRIEHMLADMGAVHAAATPMSIYNTLSVEQVAFIAGESQPKVVVLETQDHLDRWADALGGVSLVVVLDAAAKPDGEEYVDWQTFVERGRTHRADHADDIEQRHAALDPEAPATILYTSGTTGNPKGVVLTHHNVVYEAISTLEAAGLEPGLRQISYLPLAHIAERVLGLYGPQIVGAHSYCIGDPSELLATLGDVHPTAFFGVPRVWEKIKTGISAKLAADPDPANVKMVQDSMAAGLAWVQAQEVGGQMTPEIEAAYKQADEAILGFLKLLLGLDQVTWAGSAAAPMPIEVAKFMAGLGLKVYDVYGMTETCGAVTANGPDAFRLGTVGRATPGMEVKLGEDNEVLVRGPVITPGYHHQEQATRDLIDADGWVHTGDIGTLDEDGFFAIIDRKKELIITSAGKNIAPSNIENYLKESPIVGHAMAIGDGRPYVVAILTLDGEVAPAVAQSMGIEFTDLADLSQKPEIRAMAQDAVDKANAHLSRPEQVKSWELLSQEWTAESAELTPTLKLKRRVVNEKYADVVEGLYADA
- a CDS encoding GNAT family N-acetyltransferase, translating into MPDFTWLPANQAATEDVEAVFAAGGAHKCRCQALKVPGWIWRDTTQEQRDTALLEQTACGSAGPTSGLIGYVDGEAAGWVAVEPREDYPRLWSRKQPWMRTDPDLEGVWSVTCFVVRRGWRQAGLTYELATATVEYGEQVGARVLEGYPIEPPPGKTVIWDEASVGLVQVFLEAGYEVVASPTLRRRVVRRRLGNHP